From the genome of Halobacteriovorax marinus SJ:
ATTTTAAAGTGTCTTTATCAAAAGAGAAAAACTCCTTTCGATAACAAGTTCCACTATTGCAAGGCCATTGTTGTTGGTCTTTAAATCGAAGGACACCATATGAGGGGATAACTAGATCAGAGAAAAAAGTAAGCTGTTCCCAGTGGCCATCCTTACTCAATGTTTCAAGAGTAAAGTATTGACCTTGATCTGTTAGAGCAATTTTCAAATATTTATTTGAGTTTAAATTATCGCAGATAAGCAGATGTTCAGAAGCGATTGTGGAAGAGTTTATAAAGATAATAAGAGAAGAGAGTAGAGCGATCACTTTTCTTTCTTTCTCTTTACATACTTCTTGAGCTTTTCCATTAGTGAAGCGAAGCACTTATCTGAGTAGACAATAATATCATTAGCTCCATACTCAAAAGCTGTGAGTACTTCCTCTTGGTCTTTTCCATTTGAGATAAAAATAATTGGAAGCTCTTCCTTGCTTTTAGCAGCTCTCGCTAGAGAGAGAATTTCTAATCCTCTCATGTCGGGGAAGTTTCCCATGAGTATGAGGGCAGCGTACTTATTCTCTTCGACAAGATGAATTGTTTGAAATCCTTCTAATGACTGCTCAATTTGATA
Proteins encoded in this window:
- a CDS encoding response regulator, with the translated sequence MENLELLIADSDPDRRNNFSSRLRVQGYQIEQSLEGFQTIHLVEENKYAALILMGNFPDMRGLEILSLARAAKSKEELPIIFISNGKDQEEVLTAFEYGANDIIVYSDKCFASLMEKLKKYVKRKKEK